From a single Nostoc edaphicum CCNP1411 genomic region:
- a CDS encoding SDR family oxidoreductase: MTSFDSVEDLVLVAGATGGVGQLVVGKLLEKGVKVRVLTRNAAKAEEMFNQRVEIAVGDIRQPATLPAAMPDVTHIINCTGTTAFPSERWEFEQSPNLLEWGITFLNPKSSQAKAKNSPEKVDAQGVSNLVAAAPRNLQRFVFVSSCGILRKNQFPFSILNAFGVLDAKQKGEESIINSGLPYTIIRPGRLIDGPYTSYDLNTLLKAKTGGKYGVVIGTGDTLAGDTSRIDVANACVECLFYPTSSRKIFEIVNQGQRPPVIDWETLFSLL, from the coding sequence ATGACTTCTTTTGATTCAGTTGAAGATTTGGTACTAGTTGCTGGTGCTACTGGTGGAGTAGGGCAACTGGTGGTAGGCAAGTTACTAGAAAAGGGCGTGAAAGTTCGTGTACTGACACGCAATGCCGCCAAAGCTGAAGAGATGTTTAACCAAAGAGTGGAAATTGCCGTTGGTGACATCCGCCAGCCAGCTACACTGCCAGCCGCAATGCCAGATGTCACCCACATCATAAATTGTACCGGAACCACTGCCTTTCCCTCTGAGCGATGGGAATTTGAGCAATCCCCGAACTTGCTTGAATGGGGCATCACTTTCCTTAACCCCAAATCTAGTCAAGCAAAAGCAAAGAATAGTCCAGAAAAGGTCGATGCTCAAGGTGTAAGCAACCTAGTAGCAGCAGCACCCCGAAATTTGCAGCGATTCGTTTTCGTCTCTTCTTGTGGAATTCTCCGTAAAAATCAGTTTCCTTTTAGTATTCTTAATGCTTTTGGTGTGTTAGATGCCAAACAAAAGGGTGAAGAGTCCATTATTAATTCAGGATTACCCTACACTATTATCCGCCCAGGACGCCTCATTGACGGCCCCTATACCTCATACGACCTCAACACCCTCCTCAAGGCAAAAACTGGGGGTAAATACGGAGTGGTCATAGGTACTGGGGATACACTTGCGGGTGATACCAGCCGGATTGATGTAGCAAATGCTTGTGTGGAATGCCTTTTTTACCCAACTAGTTCTAGGAAAATTTTTGAAATAGTCAACCAAGGACAAAGACCACCTGTAATTGATTGGGAAACTCTTTTTTCTTTACTCTGA
- a CDS encoding sensor histidine kinase, which produces MYKWILPSLSEILAENQSSIAECSPAKAERQWRVSLAATEHLLLKTLATASVNTTQGLVLAAPAPLFSQPKLTQSLETVTFTAKPFNPLALMPFQMPCAMPGLDYANESVNEEIPPHESVLPLLPADPLGAEQFCLVFTDKFRLVLVLATHKNGKKTFSFSFEPDVVQQAWRSLGARVMLANPEFFARLDALVEQYSPVAPDYRMMIEFSQLLLQEVTEPEETRDSLLGTGDKENNPCPIPNPQCPIPTAQSPNPDVELLQAFAHEVRTPLTTIRTMTRLLLKRRDLDASVINRLKIIDHECTEQIDRMELLFKAAELETTTSAKSSKTQLTPMSLDQVLQQSIPRWEQAAHRRNLTLNVVLPQQLPTVVSNPMMLDQVLTGLIENFTRSLPSGSHIQVQVIPAGDQLKLQLSPQFGCKDSNKAATPATPPIRKALGQLLMFQPETGTISLNIAATKHLFQAIGGKLIVRQRPHYGEVLTIFLPLEVSNK; this is translated from the coding sequence GTGTACAAATGGATATTGCCAAGCCTGAGCGAAATCTTGGCTGAAAATCAATCAAGTATAGCTGAATGTTCACCTGCCAAAGCAGAGCGGCAGTGGCGTGTCAGCCTAGCAGCGACGGAACATTTGCTATTAAAGACTTTAGCAACTGCCTCGGTTAACACAACCCAAGGATTAGTTTTAGCTGCACCTGCACCCTTATTTAGTCAGCCAAAACTGACTCAAAGCTTAGAAACAGTAACTTTTACGGCAAAACCATTTAACCCCTTGGCGCTGATGCCATTTCAGATGCCATGTGCGATGCCTGGGTTGGACTACGCCAACGAATCTGTAAATGAAGAAATTCCTCCTCATGAATCGGTACTTCCCTTACTACCTGCCGATCCACTAGGTGCTGAACAGTTTTGCTTAGTTTTTACGGATAAATTTAGATTAGTGCTGGTTTTAGCAACCCACAAAAACGGTAAAAAAACCTTTTCATTTTCTTTTGAGCCAGATGTAGTACAGCAAGCTTGGCGATCGCTAGGCGCAAGGGTAATGCTAGCTAATCCAGAGTTCTTTGCCCGCCTGGATGCATTGGTAGAACAGTATTCCCCGGTAGCACCAGACTACCGCATGATGATTGAGTTTAGCCAGTTGTTGCTTCAAGAAGTAACAGAACCAGAAGAGACTAGAGACTCTTTACTAGGAACTGGAGACAAGGAGAATAACCCATGCCCAATCCCCAATCCCCAATGCCCAATCCCCACTGCCCAATCCCCAAATCCTGATGTAGAATTGCTCCAAGCCTTCGCTCACGAAGTCCGCACACCTTTAACCACGATTCGCACTATGACTCGTCTGCTGCTGAAACGGCGAGACTTAGATGCTAGCGTGATCAATCGCTTAAAAATTATCGATCACGAGTGTACCGAGCAAATTGACCGCATGGAGTTGCTGTTTAAGGCAGCAGAACTGGAAACTACTACCTCAGCAAAATCCTCAAAAACTCAACTTACGCCGATGTCTTTAGATCAAGTGTTGCAGCAAAGTATTCCCCGTTGGGAACAAGCAGCACATCGGCGGAACTTAACTTTAAATGTTGTTTTACCCCAGCAATTACCAACAGTGGTTAGCAATCCCATGATGCTAGATCAGGTACTCACTGGTCTAATAGAGAATTTCACTCGCAGCTTACCCTCTGGTAGCCATATTCAAGTACAAGTTATCCCGGCTGGAGATCAACTGAAGTTACAATTATCGCCCCAATTTGGGTGCAAAGATTCCAATAAAGCCGCCACACCTGCAACACCACCAATTCGCAAAGCCCTTGGTCAACTGCTGATGTTCCAACCAGAAACGGGTACGATTAGTTTGAATATCGCCGCAACCAAACATTTATTCCAGGCGATCGGTGGCAAATTGATTGTACGCCAGCGTCCACACTATGGGGAAGTTTTGACGATTTTCTTGCCTTTAGAAGTTAGCAATAAATAG